The Halalkalibacter krulwichiae genome has a segment encoding these proteins:
- a CDS encoding ComEC/Rec2 family competence protein, which translates to MRPLRKAEIFNQDLHQGKLQIRYFNLESDKKSGDSILIVSPDGKSMLIDAGIVATGHKLNKYLNDLSIDRIDVAVATHPHHDHIGGYETILKTKQIGTLLMPELPHTTSAYARFLNTIQKRNVTPTYVVAGNHFSLGKEVSVEVLSPSHEALEKARKEKKLSTRYINNLSLVLKVTYRDQTFLFTGDIYKKQEEKLVNFKGEKLHVDLLDAPHHGKRTSSSNLFIQTVQPSYTVISMNNLRSKRAYSRYEKTGSRVVSTGINGNILIVSDGQSLTIKTER; encoded by the coding sequence GTGAGACCGTTAAGAAAGGCGGAAATATTTAATCAAGATCTTCATCAAGGAAAATTGCAGATTCGATACTTTAATCTAGAATCGGACAAAAAATCAGGAGATTCCATTTTAATAGTAAGCCCTGATGGAAAGTCGATGTTAATTGATGCTGGCATTGTAGCAACAGGTCATAAATTAAATAAGTATTTGAACGACTTGTCAATTGATCGGATTGATGTAGCGGTTGCTACTCATCCACACCATGACCATATTGGTGGTTATGAAACGATTTTGAAGACGAAGCAGATTGGTACGCTTTTGATGCCAGAACTGCCACATACTACAAGTGCTTATGCTCGTTTTTTGAATACCATTCAAAAAAGAAATGTAACACCAACTTATGTCGTAGCTGGTAACCATTTTTCATTAGGGAAAGAAGTATCTGTTGAAGTGCTTAGTCCTAGTCATGAAGCCCTTGAAAAGGCCCGTAAAGAAAAGAAATTATCTACAAGATACATTAACAATCTGTCACTTGTATTAAAAGTGACGTATCGGGATCAGACGTTTTTATTCACAGGAGATATTTATAAAAAACAAGAGGAAAAGCTCGTAAACTTCAAAGGGGAAAAGTTACATGTTGACCTTTTAGATGCCCCGCATCACGGGAAGAGGACTTCCTCATCAAATTTATTTATTCAAACCGTGCAACCAAGCTATACAGTCATTAGTATGAATAATTTAAGAAGCAAAAGAGCGTATAGTCGATATGAGAAAACAGGAAGCAGAGTCGTTTCAACGGGCATAAATGGCAATATACTCATTGTTTCAGACGGACAGTCACTGACGATTAAAACAGAAAGATGA